One stretch of Pseudomonas fluorescens Q2-87 DNA includes these proteins:
- a CDS encoding ABC transporter permease, with protein MTPGPHMGSARLDTSGSPAQLWISGDWTLAHYPQLKRLGESLRGQYDEKTRIDLNGLGALDTAGASLLVELLGSERLGKTAEHPDCSLPAAERALLQTVYRSLTDFCVPIKEPTVSVWTQLLTRIGRAVEKVCQDTLQLLGFVGLILETIARNLFRPRRWRMTPMIVHIEQTGLDAAPIVALLTFLVGAVVAFLGATVLADFGASIFTVDLVAFSFLREFGVLLTAILMAGRTASAFTAQIGSMKANEEIDAIRTLGLDPVELLVVPRVLALLVALPMLTFVAMLSGIVGGGVVCALSLGISPAMFLTLLQSDIGVQHFVVGMVKAPIFAFLIAAVGCLEGFKVSGSAESVGAHTTSSVVQSIFVVIVLDAVAALFFMEMQW; from the coding sequence ATGACCCCTGGCCCCCACATGGGCAGTGCCCGACTCGACACTTCCGGCTCGCCGGCGCAACTGTGGATCAGCGGCGACTGGACGCTGGCCCATTACCCACAGCTCAAGCGCTTGGGCGAATCGCTGCGCGGCCAGTACGACGAAAAGACCCGGATCGACCTCAACGGCCTCGGCGCCCTCGACACCGCCGGAGCCTCATTGCTGGTGGAACTGCTGGGTTCCGAGCGGCTGGGCAAGACCGCCGAACATCCCGATTGCAGCTTGCCGGCCGCCGAGCGGGCACTGCTACAGACGGTTTATCGTTCGCTGACGGATTTCTGCGTACCCATCAAAGAACCGACGGTGAGCGTTTGGACCCAATTGCTCACACGCATCGGCCGCGCTGTGGAAAAGGTTTGCCAGGACACCCTGCAATTGCTGGGCTTCGTCGGCCTGATCCTGGAAACCATCGCCCGCAACCTGTTTCGCCCCAGACGCTGGCGCATGACCCCCATGATCGTCCACATCGAACAGACCGGTCTGGATGCGGCCCCCATCGTCGCCTTGCTGACGTTTTTGGTGGGCGCGGTGGTGGCGTTCCTCGGGGCGACGGTGCTGGCCGACTTCGGCGCCAGTATTTTTACCGTCGACCTGGTGGCGTTCTCGTTCCTGCGTGAATTCGGCGTGCTGCTGACGGCGATCCTCATGGCGGGCCGCACCGCCAGCGCGTTCACCGCACAAATCGGCTCGATGAAGGCCAACGAAGAAATCGACGCGATCCGCACCCTTGGCCTCGATCCCGTCGAGCTGCTGGTCGTGCCACGGGTGTTGGCGTTGCTGGTGGCGCTGCCCATGCTGACCTTCGTGGCCATGCTTTCGGGCATTGTCGGCGGCGGCGTTGTCTGCGCCCTGTCACTGGGTATTTCCCCGGCGATGTTCCTGACGCTGTTGCAGTCGGACATTGGCGTACAGCATTTCGTGGTGGGGATGGTCAAGGCACCGATCTTTGCCTTCCTGATCGCCGCCGTCGGCTGCCTGGAAGGTTTCAAGGTCAGCGGCAGCGCCGAGTCGGTCGGGGCGCACACGACGTCCAGCGTGGTGCAGTCGATTTTCGTGGTGATTGTGCTCGATGCCGTGGCCGCGCTGTTCTTCATGGAGATGCAATGGTGA
- a CDS encoding nucleoside recognition domain-containing protein, translated as MLNGLWLGFFIVAAVSALAQWLIGGNAGIFAAMVESIFAMAKLSVEVMVLLFGTLTLWLGFLRIAEKAGIVDWLAKALGPLFLRLMPEVPAGHPAIGLITLNFAANGLGLDNAATPIGLKAMRALQDLNPSPTIASNAQILFLVLNASSLTLLPVTIFMYRAQQGAPDPTLVFLPILLATSASTLMGLLSVAFVQRLRLWDPVVLAYLIPGALVLGGFMALLATLSATALAGLSSILGNLTLFGLIILFLVIGALRKVKVYEAFVEGAKEGFDVAKNLLPYLVAMLCAVGVLRASGALDFGLDGIRHLVQWAGLDTRFVDALPTAMVKPFSGSAARAMLIETMKTSGVDSFPALVAATIQGSTETTFYVLAVYFGSVGIQRARHAVGCALLAEFAGVVAAIGVCYWFFG; from the coding sequence ATGCTCAATGGCCTGTGGCTTGGCTTCTTTATCGTGGCAGCCGTGTCGGCGCTGGCGCAGTGGTTGATCGGCGGCAACGCCGGGATTTTCGCGGCCATGGTGGAAAGCATCTTCGCCATGGCCAAGCTGTCGGTGGAAGTGATGGTCCTGCTGTTCGGCACCTTGACCTTGTGGCTGGGTTTTTTGCGGATCGCCGAAAAAGCCGGGATCGTCGACTGGCTGGCCAAGGCCCTCGGACCGCTGTTCTTGCGCTTGATGCCAGAAGTGCCGGCCGGCCACCCGGCGATTGGCCTGATCACCCTCAACTTTGCCGCCAACGGCCTGGGCCTGGACAACGCCGCAACCCCTATCGGTCTCAAGGCCATGCGGGCCCTGCAGGACCTCAACCCCAGCCCGACCATCGCCAGTAATGCGCAGATCCTGTTCCTGGTGCTCAACGCCTCCTCGCTGACTCTGCTGCCGGTGACGATCTTCATGTACCGCGCCCAGCAAGGCGCGCCGGATCCGACCCTGGTGTTCCTGCCGATCCTGCTCGCCACCAGCGCCTCGACCTTGATGGGGCTGCTCTCGGTGGCCTTCGTTCAGCGCCTGCGGCTCTGGGATCCGGTGGTGCTGGCTTACCTGATTCCGGGGGCGTTGGTGCTGGGCGGCTTCATGGCGCTATTGGCGACGCTCTCGGCCACGGCGCTGGCGGGGTTATCTTCGATCCTGGGCAACCTGACGCTGTTTGGCTTGATCATCCTGTTCCTTGTGATAGGGGCTCTGCGCAAGGTCAAGGTGTACGAAGCCTTCGTCGAAGGGGCCAAGGAGGGGTTCGACGTCGCCAAGAATCTGCTGCCGTACTTGGTGGCGATGCTCTGCGCCGTGGGTGTGCTGCGCGCTTCGGGAGCGCTGGATTTCGGCCTGGACGGCATCCGTCACCTGGTGCAGTGGGCCGGCTTGGATACCCGCTTCGTCGATGCCTTGCCGACCGCCATGGTCAAGCCGTTCTCCGGCAGCGCCGCACGGGCCATGCTGATCGAGACCATGAAGACGTCCGGCGTGGACAGCTTCCCTGCCCTGGTGGCCGCGACCATCCAGGGCAGCACCGAGACCACCTTCTACGTGCTGGCGGTGTACTTCGGCTCCGTGGGTATCCAACGAGCGCGCCATGCCGTGGGCTGCGCGCTGCTGGCGGAGTTCGCCGGGGTCGTGGCGGCGATCGGGGTTTGCTATTGGTTCTTTGGCTGA
- a CDS encoding M16 family metallopeptidase yields the protein MRCLLFAFLLLGSLPVVALDRFQVEGYTLPNGMQLLLKPGSERGHVAIRLVVGVGLDDFSCADKELPHLLEHLLFSGVDDSGEGGLEERMQALGGEWNAFTNNADTTFVIEAPANNQRKVLDLLLALLTRTRIDEKALAAAKQVVEREDGGHYTHLQRWLDRQDLSHKASNQLAVELGLRCAERAEVERLTLAKIEHVREAWYAPNNMTLIVVGDLDRLLPAYLERTFGELEAVEPSVHEPLPQIRYSAVTKRNLIRGLVGNGAKLHWLFPEPVLEQQHDETFDLLKDYLDWALYRQLRLARGLSYGPWVEREVFGGVGFFSLNADLAREDLPQAEQALEALRQTLLKDGLDTDSFMRIKRAAIAHQAWAVQGNSALADYYWSALGDYEDGRFANPAVRLQGVSLEQANLALRELLKDPGYLRIEKPLLSDDELVWALGGALGVLLLGLVIWQVRRRSRPSES from the coding sequence ATGCGTTGTCTGCTATTCGCCTTTCTTTTGCTCGGCTCGTTGCCGGTAGTGGCCCTGGACCGGTTCCAGGTCGAAGGCTATACGTTGCCCAACGGCATGCAATTGTTGCTCAAGCCCGGCAGCGAACGCGGGCACGTGGCGATCCGGCTGGTGGTCGGCGTGGGCCTGGACGACTTCAGCTGCGCCGACAAGGAGCTGCCGCACCTGCTCGAACATCTGCTGTTCAGCGGCGTCGATGACAGTGGCGAAGGTGGCCTGGAGGAGCGCATGCAGGCCTTGGGCGGTGAGTGGAACGCCTTCACCAACAACGCCGATACCACGTTTGTGATCGAGGCACCGGCGAACAACCAGCGCAAGGTCCTGGACCTGCTGCTGGCGCTGTTGACCCGTACCCGCATCGATGAAAAAGCCCTGGCGGCGGCCAAACAGGTGGTCGAGCGCGAAGACGGCGGCCATTACACCCACCTGCAACGCTGGCTCGATCGTCAGGACCTGAGCCACAAGGCCAGCAATCAACTGGCAGTGGAACTGGGCTTGCGTTGCGCGGAACGGGCCGAGGTCGAACGTCTCACACTCGCCAAGATCGAGCACGTGCGCGAGGCCTGGTATGCACCGAACAACATGACGCTGATCGTGGTCGGCGATCTCGACCGGTTGTTGCCGGCCTATCTGGAACGCACCTTTGGCGAGCTCGAAGCAGTGGAGCCCAGCGTGCACGAACCGCTGCCGCAGATCCGCTACAGCGCGGTGACCAAGCGCAACCTTATTCGCGGCCTGGTCGGCAATGGCGCGAAACTCCACTGGTTATTTCCGGAGCCGGTGCTGGAACAGCAACACGACGAAACCTTCGACTTGCTCAAGGATTATCTGGACTGGGCGCTCTATCGTCAGTTGCGCCTGGCCCGTGGTCTGTCCTATGGGCCTTGGGTAGAGCGAGAGGTGTTCGGCGGCGTCGGCTTTTTCAGCCTGAACGCCGACCTGGCGCGCGAAGATTTGCCGCAAGCCGAGCAGGCGCTCGAAGCGCTGCGCCAGACCTTGCTCAAGGACGGCCTGGACACTGACAGTTTCATGCGTATCAAACGGGCCGCCATTGCCCATCAGGCCTGGGCGGTCCAGGGCAACAGCGCCCTGGCCGATTACTACTGGAGTGCCCTTGGCGACTATGAAGACGGCCGCTTCGCCAATCCCGCCGTGCGCTTGCAGGGAGTGAGCCTGGAACAGGCCAACCTGGCCCTGCGCGAGTTGCTGAAGGACCCGGGTTACCTGCGTATCGAGAAGCCGCTGCTCAGTGATGATGAGCTCGTTTGGGCGCTGGGCGGTGCGCTGGGGGTGCTGTTGCTCGGGCTGGTGATCTGGCAAGTGCGCCGCCGGTCCCGCCCGAGCGAGAGCTGA
- a CDS encoding ABC-type transport auxiliary lipoprotein family protein, whose translation MKPLHRFIRPILLLAGLTLAGGCSILPKTAPSDVYRLPITQAPASAGTPVSWSLRLASPQASEILNSPNIAVIPQGNLLSSYAASRWSDPAPVLLRNRLLDGFAQDRRVGLLSVADSNLQADLELGGQLQAFQTEYQGTAASVVIRLDALLVRGFDQRILASRRFEVRQPLTDVKVPAVVEGFGRASDRLTAEVVNWTVEQGQRLATPSLH comes from the coding sequence ATGAAGCCGTTGCATCGGTTCATCCGCCCTATTCTCTTGCTGGCAGGACTGACCCTGGCTGGCGGTTGCTCGATTTTGCCCAAGACAGCGCCGTCGGATGTGTATCGCTTGCCCATCACTCAAGCCCCTGCTTCTGCGGGCACGCCGGTGAGCTGGTCGCTACGCCTGGCCAGCCCCCAGGCCAGCGAGATACTCAACAGCCCGAACATCGCCGTCATTCCCCAAGGCAACCTGCTCAGCAGCTATGCCGCCTCGCGTTGGAGCGATCCGGCACCGGTTTTGCTGCGTAACCGTTTGCTCGATGGCTTCGCCCAGGATCGACGCGTCGGGTTGTTGAGTGTCGCCGACAGTAACTTGCAGGCCGACTTGGAGTTGGGCGGCCAGTTGCAGGCTTTCCAGACGGAATATCAAGGTACGGCAGCCAGCGTGGTGATTCGCCTGGATGCGCTGCTGGTGCGCGGTTTCGACCAACGCATCCTGGCCAGTCGCCGTTTTGAAGTCCGCCAACCGCTGACCGACGTGAAAGTGCCAGCGGTGGTGGAAGGTTTTGGCCGGGCCAGTGATCGACTGACGGCCGAGGTCGTTAATTGGACGGTGGAGCAGGGCCAGCGTCTCGCAACGCCCTCGCTCCACTAG
- a CDS encoding MlaD family protein: METRAHHVLIGLFTVIVVVSALLFGLWLAKSSVDSEFKDYEVVFNEAVSGLSKGSSVEYSGIKVGDVVSLRLDPNDPRRVLARVRLSGETPIKQDTQAKLALTGITGTSIIQLSGGTPQSQPLTGHDGEPPVIIAAPSPIARLLNNSDDLMTSINLLLHNANEVFSSDNVQRLSSTLDHLEQTTGVIAEQRGDVRQAMQQLATIGKQASATLEQTTALMRNANGLLNDQGKQAFGNAGQAMQSLARSTATLDKLLDDNRDSLNNGMQGLNALAPAVRELRETLSALRGISRRLDANPSGYLLGNDKNKEFTP; the protein is encoded by the coding sequence ATGGAAACCCGAGCCCATCATGTGCTGATCGGCCTGTTCACCGTAATTGTGGTGGTCAGCGCCCTGCTGTTCGGCCTCTGGCTGGCAAAGTCCAGCGTGGACAGCGAGTTCAAGGATTACGAAGTGGTGTTCAACGAGGCCGTCAGTGGCTTGTCCAAGGGCAGCTCGGTGGAATACAGCGGCATCAAGGTCGGCGATGTCGTCAGCTTGCGGCTCGACCCTAACGACCCACGCCGGGTGCTGGCGCGGGTGCGCTTGAGTGGTGAAACGCCCATCAAGCAAGACACCCAGGCCAAGTTGGCACTGACGGGCATTACCGGCACCTCGATCATCCAGCTCAGCGGCGGCACACCCCAGAGCCAGCCATTGACCGGACACGACGGCGAACCGCCGGTAATCATTGCCGCGCCCTCGCCCATCGCCCGCCTGCTCAATAACAGCGATGACCTGATGACCAGCATCAATCTGCTGCTGCACAACGCCAACGAGGTGTTCTCCTCGGACAATGTCCAGCGCCTGAGCAGCACCCTCGACCATCTGGAACAAACCACCGGAGTCATCGCCGAGCAACGCGGCGACGTTCGCCAGGCCATGCAACAGCTGGCGACCATCGGCAAGCAGGCGAGCGCCACGCTGGAGCAGACCACCGCACTGATGCGCAACGCCAATGGCTTGCTCAATGACCAAGGCAAGCAGGCATTCGGCAACGCCGGCCAGGCCATGCAATCCCTGGCTCGCAGCACGGCAACCCTCGACAAACTGCTGGATGACAATCGGGACTCGCTGAATAACGGCATGCAGGGCCTCAATGCCCTGGCGCCAGCCGTGCGTGAGCTGCGCGAGACCCTGAGCGCACTGCGGGGGATCTCCCGGCGTCTGGATGCCAACCCCAGCGGCTACTTGCTGGGCAATGACAAGAACAAGGAATTCACGCCATGA
- a CDS encoding ABC transporter ATP-binding protein: MVSRPPRPPAEAVIQVRGLCNRFGQQSVHENLDLDVYKGEILAVVGGSGSGKSVLLRSIVGLNQPSEGSIKVFGQDLPSLSQEQRSRIERRFGVLFQKGALFSSLTVTENVALPLIEHAGLSRADAEHLAAVKLALAGLPLSAADKYPASLSGGMIKRAALARALALDPDILFLDEPTAGLDPIGAAAFDQLILTLRDALGLSVFLVTHDLDTLYTITDRVAVLAQKKVLVADVIDKVSETDDAWIHEYFHGPRGRAALSAATQLNEV; this comes from the coding sequence ATGGTGAGCCGACCTCCTCGCCCGCCCGCCGAGGCGGTGATTCAAGTGCGTGGCTTGTGTAATCGCTTCGGCCAACAGAGCGTGCATGAAAACCTCGACCTGGATGTGTACAAGGGCGAGATCCTCGCGGTAGTCGGCGGCTCTGGCAGTGGCAAGTCGGTGTTGCTGCGCAGCATCGTTGGCTTGAACCAACCCAGTGAGGGATCGATCAAGGTGTTTGGCCAGGACTTGCCGAGCCTGTCTCAGGAACAGCGCTCGCGGATCGAGCGCCGCTTTGGCGTGCTGTTTCAGAAAGGCGCGCTGTTTTCGTCCCTGACCGTGACTGAAAATGTCGCCCTGCCGCTGATCGAACACGCCGGGCTTAGCCGCGCCGATGCCGAACATCTGGCAGCGGTGAAACTGGCATTGGCCGGGCTACCGCTCTCGGCGGCAGACAAGTACCCCGCCTCGCTGTCCGGCGGCATGATCAAGCGAGCCGCACTGGCCCGGGCGCTGGCTCTGGACCCGGACATTCTGTTTCTCGACGAACCTACCGCAGGCCTTGATCCCATCGGTGCGGCGGCGTTCGATCAATTGATCCTGACGTTGCGCGATGCCCTGGGCTTGAGTGTGTTCCTGGTCACCCATGACTTGGATACCCTCTACACCATCACTGACCGGGTGGCGGTGCTGGCGCAGAAAAAGGTGCTGGTGGCCGATGTCATCGACAAGGTATCGGAAACCGACGATGCCTGGATTCACGAATATTTCCACGGCCCTCGCGGTCGCGCGGCGCTATCGGCCGCTACACAACTGAACGAGGTTTGA
- a CDS encoding Na/Pi cotransporter family protein — MLTLLNLLSAVALLIWGTHIVRTGILRVYGSNLRHVIGQNMSRRWLAFLAGIMVTAMVQSSNATAMLVTSFVGQGLMALTPALATMLGADVGTALMARVLTLDLSWLSPLLIFLGVIFFLSRKQTRVGQMGRVSIGLGLIILALQLIVEAAAPITHAQGVKVIFASLTGDILLDALVGALFAMISYSSLAAVLLTATLAGAAVISLPVAIGLVIGANIGSGILAFLSTSMQNTAGRQVALGSLLYKLIGLLLIIPVLDPLVGWLDSLDFSPQETVIGFHLLYNSVRCLVLLPSVAPMARLCAWLLPERPEINGTAKPRHLDPTALATPSLALANAARETLRIGDLIENMLEAMLDVLRGQQTAVTQEVRRISDDVEALCSAIKLYLAQMPREDLSEQDSRRWAEIIELAINLKLASDLIERMLRKVQQQKTSQRRSFSEVGLEELAGLHNQLIANLRLGMSVFLSADRESARQLLREKRRFRAQERRMAHAHVSRLHRKVLQSLETSSLHLELIADMRRLNSLFCGSAYVVLETAEIGALSADEISDITHSP, encoded by the coding sequence ATGCTGACCCTGCTGAATCTACTTTCCGCCGTGGCCCTGCTGATCTGGGGCACGCATATCGTCCGTACCGGCATCTTGCGGGTCTATGGCTCGAACCTGCGCCATGTCATCGGCCAGAACATGTCCAGGCGCTGGCTGGCGTTCCTGGCGGGCATCATGGTCACGGCCATGGTCCAGAGCAGCAACGCCACGGCCATGCTCGTCACATCGTTCGTTGGCCAAGGGCTGATGGCACTGACGCCGGCCCTGGCGACCATGCTTGGCGCCGACGTCGGTACGGCGCTGATGGCGCGGGTCCTGACCCTCGACCTGTCGTGGCTGTCGCCGCTGTTGATTTTCCTCGGGGTGATTTTTTTCCTGTCGCGCAAACAGACGCGAGTCGGGCAGATGGGTCGGGTCAGCATCGGCCTGGGCCTGATCATCCTGGCGCTGCAACTGATCGTCGAGGCTGCCGCGCCCATCACCCACGCCCAGGGCGTGAAAGTGATCTTCGCCTCGCTCACCGGCGACATCTTGCTCGATGCGTTGGTCGGTGCGCTGTTCGCGATGATTTCCTATTCGAGCCTGGCGGCCGTGCTGTTGACTGCGACGCTGGCCGGCGCCGCCGTGATCAGCTTGCCGGTGGCCATCGGCCTGGTGATCGGCGCCAACATCGGCAGCGGCATATTGGCATTCCTCAGCACGAGCATGCAGAACACCGCAGGGCGGCAGGTGGCGCTGGGCAGCCTGTTGTACAAACTGATCGGGCTGTTGCTGATCATTCCGGTACTCGACCCGCTGGTGGGCTGGCTGGACAGCCTGGATTTCAGCCCGCAGGAAACGGTCATTGGTTTTCACCTGCTCTATAACAGCGTGCGTTGCCTGGTGCTGCTGCCCAGCGTCGCGCCCATGGCCAGGCTGTGCGCCTGGTTGCTGCCGGAACGTCCCGAAATCAACGGCACGGCCAAGCCCCGGCACCTGGACCCCACGGCCCTCGCCACCCCGAGCCTGGCGCTGGCGAACGCCGCCCGGGAAACCCTGCGCATTGGCGATCTGATCGAAAACATGCTCGAAGCCATGCTGGACGTGTTGCGCGGCCAGCAGACGGCGGTTACCCAGGAAGTGCGGCGCATCAGCGATGACGTCGAGGCATTGTGCAGCGCCATCAAGTTGTACCTGGCGCAAATGCCCCGGGAGGACCTCAGTGAGCAGGACAGTCGTCGCTGGGCGGAGATCATTGAGCTGGCGATCAACCTGAAACTGGCCAGCGACCTGATCGAGCGTATGTTGCGCAAGGTCCAGCAGCAGAAGACCTCGCAACGCCGCTCCTTTTCCGAGGTGGGCCTGGAAGAGTTGGCGGGGCTGCACAACCAGCTGATCGCCAATCTGCGCCTGGGCATGTCGGTGTTCCTGAGTGCCGACCGGGAAAGCGCCCGTCAGTTGTTGCGCGAGAAGCGCCGTTTTCGTGCGCAGGAACGGCGAATGGCCCATGCCCACGTCAGCCGTTTGCATCGCAAGGTCCTGCAAAGCCTGGAGACCAGTTCCCTGCACCTGGAACTGATTGCCGACATGAGACGCCTCAATTCGCTGTTCTGCGGCAGCGCCTATGTGGTGCTGGAGACAGCCGAGATCGGCGCACTGTCGGCAGATGAAATTTCTGACATCACCCATTCGCCTTGA
- a CDS encoding DUF5924 family protein, with translation MQNLTLFIQRILELMKRYPGVIALGGFISGLGSFMLVDRQQGLATWIAIMMLVSWLWLMVENSMTRLFTRIFKREIPQPLLRYATQMIHQESLFFVLPFFFITTTWNSSQLIFTGLLTIAALISITDPLYYKWLAPRRWAFLALHTLTLFAALLTALPVILHLTTDQSFKLALGIAMLLSFPSLASIFPIRTVRNALAILCITVGIGAAGWVLRSWVPPATLWMTEVAISTQLEDRTPGASLKEVSAAQIRGNGLYAYTAINAPRGLDERIYHVWQFNGKEVDRIALDIHGGRKEGYRAWTHKQNFPDDPTGKWQVRVLTENGQMIGVLRFNVSAAAPEAK, from the coding sequence ATGCAGAACCTGACACTCTTTATCCAGCGCATTCTGGAACTGATGAAGCGCTATCCGGGGGTCATCGCGCTGGGTGGTTTCATTTCCGGGCTCGGCAGTTTCATGCTGGTGGACCGCCAACAGGGCCTGGCGACCTGGATCGCCATCATGATGCTGGTGAGCTGGCTCTGGCTGATGGTGGAAAACAGCATGACCCGGCTGTTCACGCGGATCTTCAAGCGTGAAATCCCCCAGCCGCTGTTGCGCTACGCCACGCAGATGATTCACCAGGAAAGCCTGTTTTTCGTCCTGCCGTTTTTCTTCATTACCACGACGTGGAACAGCAGCCAGTTGATCTTCACCGGCCTGCTCACCATCGCCGCGTTGATTTCGATCACCGATCCGCTGTATTACAAATGGCTCGCACCGCGGCGCTGGGCGTTCCTGGCGTTGCACACCCTGACGCTGTTCGCCGCCCTGCTCACCGCGTTGCCGGTCATCCTGCACTTGACCACTGACCAGAGCTTCAAGCTGGCGCTGGGCATTGCCATGCTGCTGTCGTTTCCGAGCCTGGCGTCGATCTTTCCGATCCGCACGGTGCGCAACGCCCTGGCGATCCTGTGCATCACCGTGGGGATCGGCGCCGCCGGCTGGGTCCTGCGCTCCTGGGTGCCACCGGCCACGCTGTGGATGACCGAAGTGGCGATCAGCACCCAACTGGAAGACCGCACGCCGGGCGCCAGCCTCAAGGAAGTCAGCGCAGCCCAGATCCGTGGCAACGGCCTGTATGCCTACACCGCCATCAACGCACCGCGAGGCCTCGACGAGCGGATTTATCACGTCTGGCAATTCAACGGCAAAGAAGTGGACCGCATCGCCTTGGATATTCATGGCGGGCGCAAGGAAGGCTACCGCGCCTGGACCCACAAGCAGAACTTCCCGGACGACCCGACGGGCAAATGGCAGGTACGGGTGCTGACGGAAAACGGCCAGATGATCGGCGTGCTGCGTTTCAACGTCAGCGCCGCGGCGCCCGAAGCAAAATGA
- a CDS encoding TerC family protein — translation MEWLTNPEIWVAFFTLTALEIVLGIDNIIMISILVSRMPKHMQARTRIFGLALAMVTRILLLLSITWVMRLTADLFEVFGQGISGRDLILFFGGLFLLWKSSQEMYHALEGEDESSDEPSGKGGNFLYTIIQIAIIDIVFSLDSVITAVGMVSHVPVMVAAIIVAVLVMMLASGTISEFIDKHPSLKMLALSFLLVVGTVLIAESFDVHVPKGYVYFAMAFSLAVEAINIKMRTAIARKRKQQDPVKLRKDVPGQ, via the coding sequence ATGGAATGGCTGACCAACCCGGAAATCTGGGTTGCCTTCTTTACCCTGACCGCCCTGGAAATTGTCCTGGGCATCGACAACATCATCATGATCTCGATCCTGGTCAGCCGCATGCCCAAGCACATGCAGGCGCGCACCCGGATATTCGGCCTGGCGCTGGCCATGGTCACGCGGATCCTGCTCCTGCTGTCCATCACCTGGGTGATGCGCCTGACCGCCGATTTGTTCGAAGTGTTCGGCCAGGGCATCTCCGGTCGTGATCTGATCCTGTTCTTCGGTGGCCTGTTCCTGCTGTGGAAAAGCTCCCAGGAGATGTACCACGCGCTGGAAGGTGAAGACGAAAGCAGCGACGAGCCCTCGGGCAAGGGTGGCAACTTTCTCTACACCATCATCCAGATCGCGATCATCGACATCGTGTTCTCCCTGGATTCGGTCATCACCGCGGTAGGCATGGTCTCCCATGTGCCGGTGATGGTCGCGGCGATCATCGTCGCCGTGCTGGTGATGATGCTGGCCTCGGGCACCATCAGCGAGTTCATCGACAAGCATCCGTCGCTGAAGATGCTGGCGCTGTCGTTCCTGCTGGTGGTCGGTACCGTGCTGATCGCCGAGTCGTTCGACGTGCACGTGCCAAAAGGCTACGTCTACTTCGCCATGGCGTTCTCGTTGGCGGTGGAAGCCATCAACATCAAGATGCGCACGGCGATTGCCCGCAAGCGCAAGCAGCAGGATCCGGTGAAACTGCGCAAGGATGTCCCTGGTCAGTAA